In Silene latifolia isolate original U9 population chromosome 3, ASM4854445v1, whole genome shotgun sequence, a single window of DNA contains:
- the LOC141647576 gene encoding leucine-rich repeat receptor-like protein kinase PXC2, producing the protein MVLKFLLFLLSFISIGLCSDVLNDDVLGLIVFKAGVHDPYSKLVSWNDSNDNACNWAGVKCDPNTNRVTELTLDGFSLSGQISRGLLRLQNLQKLSLSQNNFTGSINPDFRNLWSLQYIDLSGNSLSGIIPDELFQQCGTLKSISFANNVLTGELPESLGSCMTLQSANLSGNQISGGLPEKIWSLSGLEVLDLSNNRLEGQIPEGFGSMYSLREINLGKNAFSGQLPEDIGNCLQLQSVDFSENSFSGVIPETLQKLNMCSSVNLNGNLLSGEIPDWIGHMQSLERLDLSMNRFFGKIPFTIGNVRSLKELNLSLNGLIGGLPESLMNCDNLMSVDVSMNMLKGKMPNWIFGLGLQSFSISGNKFKGTVEFPPLRTNAPAYQSLQVLDLSSNELSDVIAPEIGTFRNLLLLNLSNNLFTGSIPTSVGDLSMSQVIDLSNNRLTGSIPSHIENCTYLTTMILSKNNLTGPLPFTIIHLTNLEVVDLSHNNLSGDLPKELANLSHLVSFNISNNNFEGELPAGGFFDTIPLSSVYGNPSLCGSVVNQSCPAVHPKPIVLNPNSSTDPSDDSNPPNSRHKKLMLSISALIAIGAASFIFVGVIIITILNAHARNSADRSALPLTFTARGDELSCSPTSDSQYGKLVMFSGDADFGSGAHHALLNKDSELGRGGFGIVYHTVLGDGRSVAIKKLNISSLIKSQQEFEREVKNLGKVRHDNLVALEGYYWTPSLQLLINEYAPNGSLFKHLHVHDDSNKTALSWNQRFLIIVGLAKGLAHLHQNNIIHYNLKSSNVLLDTSGKAKVGDFGLARLLPMLDRYLLSSKIQSALGYMAPEFACRTVKITEKCDVYGFGILVLEIVTGRKPVEYMEDDVIVLCDMVRGALEEGKAEDCIDQALLGNFVVEEVIPVIKLGLICASQVPSNRPDMAEVVNILELIQCPSGGREEELE; encoded by the exons atggtACTGAAATTTCTGCTGTTTCTTCTGTCATTCATCTCTATTGGTTTATGTTCAGATGTATTGAATGATGATGTTCTTGGGTTGATTGTTTTTAAGGCAGGTGTTCATGATCCATATTCTAAATTAGTGTCATGGAATGACAGTAATGACAATGCTTGTAATTGGGCTGGTGTTAAATGTGACCCGAATACGAACCGGGTTACTGAGCTTACTCTAGATGGGTTTTCACTGTCTGGTCAAATTAGTCGTGGCCTTCTTCGGCTGCAAAATCTTCAGAAACTTTCCCTTTCTCAAAATAATTTTACTGGTTCAATAAACCCTGATTTCAGGAATCTGTGGAGCTTACAGTACATTGATTTGAGTGGTAATAGTTTATCAGGAATAATCCCTGATGAACTTTTTCAACAATGTGGGACTTTAAAATCGATTTCATTCGCAAATAACGTGTTAACTGGTGAACTTCCTGAATCTTTGGGTTCATGTATGACATTACAGTCTGCTAACCTTTCAGGAAATCAGATTTCTGGTGGATTACCAGAAAAGATTTGGTCTTTGAGTGGTTTAGAGGTTCTAGATTTGTCAAATAATAGGCTAGAAGGTCAAATCCCTGAAGGTTTTGGTAGTATGTATAGTTTGAGGGAAATTAATCTAGGAAAGAATGCATTTTCAGGGCAGTTACCAGAAGATATTGGGAACTGTTTGCAATTACAGTCAGTAGATTTTAGTGAGAATTCATTTTCTGGGGTAATTCCTGAAACATTGCAGAAATTAAACATGTGCAGTTCAGTAAATTTGAATGGAAATTTGTTATCAGGGGAGATTCCTGATTGGATTGGGCATATGCAAAGCCTCGAAAGATTGGATCTTTCGATGAATCGATTCTTTGGTAAAATACCCTTTACAATAGGCAATGTAAGATCATTGAAGGAGCTAAATTTATCCTTAAATGGATTAATAGGTGGTTTACCTGAGTCTTTGATGAACTGTGATAACCTCATGTCTGTTGATGTTAGTATGAACATGTTGAAAGGGAAAATGCCCAATTGGATTTTCGGGTTAGGGCTACAAAGTTTCTCCATTTCTGGGAATAAATTCAAGGGAACAGTTGAGTTCCCTCCTCTCAGAACAAATGCACCAGCTTATCAGAGCCTTCAGGTTCTGGATTTATCGTCAAACGAGTTATCTGATGTTATTGCACCCGAGATTGGGACTTTCAGGAACTTGCTGTTGTTGAATTTGTCTAACAATTTGTTCACCGGTTCGATTCCGACATCTGTGGGTGATTTGAGCATGAGTCAAGTGATTGACCTGAGTAACAATAGGTTAACTGGAAGTATCCCATCTCATATCGAGAACTGCACATATCTTACTACAAT GATTTTGTCCAAGAACAATCTCACAGGTCCCCTGCCATTCACAATAATACATCTGACCAACCTAGAGGTAGTTGATCTGTCTCATAACAATCTATCTGGTGACCTACCGAAAGAACTAGCAAATCTCTCCCACCTCGTCTCCTTCAACATCTCCAACAACAACTTTGAAGGCGAGCTGCCAGCTGGCGGCTTCTTTGACACAATTCCCCTCTCATCAGTCTATGGCAACCCGTCCCTATGTGGGTCTGTAGTTAACCAGTCATGTCCAGCTGTCCACCCTAAGCCCATTGTTCTCAACCCCAACTCTTCCACTGACCCCTCAGATGACTCAAACCCTCCAAATTCCCGCCACAAAAAGCTTATGCTCAGCATTTCTGCCCTAATCGCCATAGGGGCAGCCTCTTTTATCTTTGTTGGAGTTATTATAATCACTATCCTCAATGCCCATGCTCGGAATTCTGCTGACAGGTCTGCCTTGCCTTTGACTTTTACAGCCCGAGGGGATGAGTTGAGTTGTTCTCCAACTAGTGATTCCCAATATGGCAAACTTGTCATGTTCTCGGGTGATGCTGATTTCGGGTCTGGGGCCCACCACGCACTCCTCAATAAGGACTCTGAGCTGGGGCGAGGAGGGTTTGGGATAGTTTACCACACTGTCCTCGGAGATGGGCGGTCCGTTGCTATCAAGAAGCTGAATATCTCAAGCTTAATCAAGTCTCAACAAGAGTTTGAGAGGGAGGTTAAGAATCTTGGCAAGGTTAGGCACGATAATCTCGTGGCACTAGAAGGGTATTATTGGACGCCTTCACTTCAGCTGCTAATCAATGAATATGCGCCTAATGGAAGTTTGTTCAAGCATCTCCATGTCCATGACGACTCCAACAAAACAGCCCTCTCTTGGAACCAAAGGTTCCTTATCATTGTTGGATTGGCAAAGGGTTTAGCCCATTTGCATCAAAACAACATCATTCATTACAACCTGAAATCCTCTAATGTGTTACTCGATACCTCTGGTAAAGCTAAAGTTGGGGATTTTGGCCTAGCCAGGTTGTTACCAATGCTAGACCGGTATCTTCTAAGCAGCAAAATTCAGAGCGCACTTGGGTACATGGCACCTGAATTTGCATGCCGAACTGTCAAAATAACCGAAAAATGTGATGTGTATGGTTTCGGGATCTTAGTACTCGAAATTGTGACCGGAAGGAAACCTGTAGAATACATGGAGGATGATGTCATTGTTCTATGTGATATGGTTAGAGGGGCACTAGAGGAAGGCAAGGCAGAGGATTGCATTGATCAGGCACTCCTTGGTAATTTTGTCGTTGAGGAAGTTATTCCAGTAATTAAGCTTGGTTTAATATGTGCATCTCAAGTTCCTTCAAACCGACCAGACATGGCTGAGGTGGTTAACATATTGGAACTCATACAATGCCCTTCTGGAGGGCGAGAGGAAGAGCTCGAATAA
- the LOC141647577 gene encoding uncharacterized protein LOC141647577 yields MAGITSTKLSLSSSIHSSSLSFSSKPSISGLRHTVVLPRRTKFSKIYALTSNDIKVGINLEVDGAPWRIMEFLHVKPGKGAAFVRTKMRNYVTGNTVEKTFRAGSSVVEANISKETKQFTYKDGSLFVFMDNTTYEEYRLNEKDVGDKTKWLKEGMDCIMLFWNGKPIDLELPMIVKLKVVGTDPGLKGDTAQGGQKPATVDTGAVVNVPLFINVGDEIMIDTRTGQYTNRA; encoded by the exons ATGGCGGGAATCACCTCCACTAAGCTCTCTCTTTCCTCATCCATCCATTCATCTTCACTTTCCTTCTCATCTAAGCCCTCCATTTCCGGTCTCCGTCACACTGTTGTATTACCTCGACGCACCAAATTCTCTA AGATATATGCTTTGACTAGTAATGATATTAAGGTTGGCATTAATCTTGAAGTCGATGGAGCTCCTTGGAGAATTATgg AGTTTCTCCATGTGAAACCAGGAAAAGGGGCCGCCTTTGTGAGGACTAAGATGCGCAATTATGTGACTGGGAACACTGTGGAAAAGACATTTCGTGCTGGTAGTTCG GTAGTTGAAGCAAATATATCCAAGGAAACAAAGCAATTTACCTATAAAGATGGCTCTTTGTTCGTATTCATGGATAAT ACTACATATGAGGAATATAGGCTCAATGAGAAAGATGTTGGTGATAAGACAAAGTGGCTGAAAGAAGGCATGGACTGCATTATGCTATTCTGGAACGGCAAA CCTATTGACCTGGAGTTGCCTATGATTGTGAAACTCAAGGTTGTAGGTACTGATCCGGGGCTCAAAGGCGACACCGCACAAG GTGGGCAAAAACCAGCCACAGTTGACACGGGAGCAGTCGTGAATGTACCCTTGTTCATAAATGTTGGTGACGAGATCATGATTGATACCAGAACCGGGCAGTATACCAACCGTGCTTAA